A genomic region of Novipirellula aureliae contains the following coding sequences:
- a CDS encoding squalene--hopene cyclase codes for MSRYRFILWSLFFLLPALAQYSLAQYPTIQLGEAVPRDVRETYEKGLRYLAKSQTADGDWGDGGYGGTGITGMCVMAFLASGEDPNFGIYSSNIRRGLRSIVDGQDASTGILAGRNAGHTSMYNHGFAMLALAEAYGAIDERNLWPAAAGGKQRSLGQALELAVRAAVTSQKKNRYGGWRYGPDANDADTSVSGAVMVGLLAARNAGIEVPDEAIDRGVAYFKSMTSDSGQVAYSGLGGFDNSIARISIGTLVYAVARRKDMPEFKNTLHALTNQLEETSHAYLRYGQYYQAQALFQGDIEAWKKWNTLLIRELKASQGDNGSFDGGLGPSVDTPLALLAMALNFRFLPIYER; via the coding sequence ATGAGTAGATACCGATTTATTCTATGGTCGTTGTTTTTTTTGCTGCCTGCCTTGGCCCAGTATTCGTTGGCCCAGTATCCGACGATCCAACTTGGTGAGGCGGTTCCTCGGGATGTCCGCGAGACCTATGAAAAGGGGCTTCGTTACTTGGCTAAATCCCAAACCGCCGATGGCGATTGGGGCGACGGCGGGTACGGGGGCACCGGCATTACGGGCATGTGCGTGATGGCGTTTTTAGCGTCGGGCGAGGATCCCAATTTCGGGATCTATAGTTCCAATATTCGTCGCGGTCTACGGAGCATTGTCGATGGTCAAGATGCGAGCACCGGGATACTGGCCGGACGTAACGCGGGTCACACCAGTATGTACAATCATGGCTTCGCGATGTTAGCACTCGCCGAAGCGTACGGTGCGATTGATGAACGCAACCTTTGGCCCGCCGCAGCCGGCGGAAAACAGCGATCGCTAGGCCAAGCGTTGGAGTTGGCTGTGCGAGCGGCCGTGACGAGTCAGAAGAAAAATCGTTATGGCGGATGGCGTTATGGACCCGATGCCAACGATGCCGACACTTCGGTTAGCGGTGCGGTGATGGTGGGACTGCTTGCCGCTCGTAATGCTGGAATCGAAGTTCCTGACGAAGCGATCGACCGCGGCGTCGCCTATTTCAAATCGATGACCAGCGATTCCGGTCAAGTCGCTTACTCGGGACTCGGCGGGTTCGATAACTCAATCGCCAGAATATCGATTGGAACGCTCGTCTATGCCGTCGCGCGGCGTAAGGATATGCCCGAGTTCAAAAACACCCTCCATGCTCTGACAAACCAACTGGAGGAAACTTCACATGCCTACTTAAGGTATGGGCAATACTACCAAGCCCAAGCACTCTTTCAAGGCGATATCGAAGCGTGGAAAAAATGGAACACACTTCTCATCCGTGAATTGAAAGCGTCACAGGGTGACAATGGCAGCTTTGACGGTGGTTTGGGGCCTAGCGTCGACACCCCGTTGGCACTGTTGGCGATGGCCTTGAATTTCCGATTCCTTCCAATCTACGAGCGATGA
- a CDS encoding TlpA family protein disulfide reductase, whose amino-acid sequence MMNMVWIAGNLNRRITRLMVVSLVWLGCGTGPCHGSGGNLETVSGDTVAGSLADADASNLAWQHPGFAQPFKFEAALVKRISQPRTDQKQIAEGAFGIELVQGERLYGDIIDIDDEWIQIRTSDIGDLSIKRSHILALSAWNNGEAVVYQGPRDIASWKAEGNWTDLGGTLTTSELGASIVGDVPLPEIADIQLEVSWQETPNFVIALGVDPKKPDESSKKAFRIEVWQDQVVALWESDAVADIVLLGNVESMAGQLRVMVRLDQPNQRAEIYSEAGLMLGQLTLPKQNSTSDRSCTGLRVHNIRGQVRVDSIQVLKSPTFKSHALHSWPDIALNPVPVLVSLTDDSILIGNWISVDDEYWMFQREGEEERQQRIKSSDILQVEFAQSQTPPELSTEVSETTFRLSTFKGQRLAGRYLGVIDGRLQFHPNVSLDPTTLALSDLRTLNQTVTTRNANTSSRLERRRLIAEGTNLRGRFVPTSANESANDSTGAMRFEPMGASPADMLDDFSGRYVIRSTTPIVKTEPPQSPPRPVRPPQGVFGFFVRAFGNNPATQSKTPPSLSLRTGEVIPASVSRIDETNVHFKSEMSAVTKIPSEIIESVRLQSGQYEPTLEEIERERLLMVPRMRKRNPPTHLLIGVNGDVLRCRFIALDEQTLTIETRLETITIERQHVAQIIWLGTRGEDRETEQRPDGLYVKAKLFNGHQLGIVPEQVTELEIVGANPFLDETRIQFARIDELFFGDAAWKEALPKSSSLWELTDAPEPEIIEGGGGDRGTASPLVGETAPEFKLQLLDGTTFALSEQKGKVVVLDFWATWCGPCLQAMPTIEATASKFDSDEVILVAVNLQESPATIKPILERLKIDPLVALDIDGVAGQRYQANAIPQTVVIDRNGNVQKVFVGGGSGLAENLENAITDCLASPDGT is encoded by the coding sequence ATGATGAACATGGTTTGGATAGCTGGAAACCTAAATCGTCGGATCACCCGTCTGATGGTGGTCAGCCTGGTCTGGTTGGGTTGCGGTACAGGTCCGTGTCACGGATCCGGCGGGAATCTGGAAACGGTCAGCGGTGATACGGTTGCCGGTTCGCTTGCCGATGCCGATGCTTCCAACCTAGCGTGGCAGCATCCCGGATTTGCGCAGCCATTCAAGTTTGAAGCCGCATTGGTCAAGCGGATTTCGCAGCCCCGCACGGACCAAAAGCAAATCGCCGAGGGTGCCTTCGGCATCGAACTGGTCCAAGGTGAGCGACTATATGGCGACATCATCGATATCGACGACGAATGGATTCAAATTCGAACCAGTGATATCGGTGACCTTTCCATTAAACGATCACACATTCTCGCTCTTTCCGCATGGAACAACGGTGAGGCGGTGGTCTATCAAGGTCCTCGTGACATCGCTTCATGGAAAGCCGAGGGAAATTGGACCGATTTGGGAGGGACGCTCACAACGAGCGAGTTGGGGGCTTCGATCGTTGGCGATGTTCCGTTGCCAGAGATCGCCGACATTCAACTCGAAGTGTCTTGGCAAGAGACACCAAACTTCGTCATCGCACTCGGTGTCGATCCAAAGAAACCCGACGAGTCATCAAAAAAGGCGTTTCGCATTGAAGTTTGGCAAGATCAAGTGGTCGCCCTTTGGGAATCCGACGCGGTCGCCGACATCGTCTTACTCGGAAACGTCGAATCGATGGCGGGGCAATTGAGAGTGATGGTACGACTCGACCAACCGAACCAGCGTGCGGAAATCTATTCCGAAGCTGGCTTGATGCTCGGACAACTTACGTTGCCGAAACAAAACAGCACATCCGATCGAAGTTGTACCGGGCTTCGCGTCCACAACATTCGTGGTCAAGTGCGGGTTGATTCCATCCAAGTCCTGAAGTCACCGACGTTTAAGTCCCACGCACTCCATTCATGGCCCGATATTGCATTGAACCCGGTGCCCGTGTTGGTTTCATTGACAGACGATTCGATCTTGATCGGCAACTGGATCAGCGTTGACGACGAATATTGGATGTTCCAACGAGAGGGGGAGGAAGAAAGACAGCAGCGGATCAAGTCGTCCGACATTCTCCAAGTGGAATTCGCTCAAAGTCAAACACCACCCGAGCTCAGTACAGAGGTGTCGGAAACCACGTTTCGTCTGAGCACGTTCAAGGGGCAACGATTAGCGGGGCGGTACCTTGGTGTGATCGATGGACGCCTTCAATTCCACCCCAACGTATCTCTCGATCCGACGACTTTAGCGCTATCGGATCTGCGCACATTGAATCAAACCGTCACGACTCGGAATGCGAACACAAGTTCGCGATTGGAACGACGCCGCTTGATCGCTGAAGGGACCAATCTACGGGGACGGTTCGTCCCAACGTCAGCTAACGAGTCAGCCAATGACTCAACCGGTGCGATGCGATTTGAGCCGATGGGTGCAAGCCCCGCAGACATGCTAGACGATTTTTCAGGACGTTACGTCATTCGCTCGACCACGCCGATTGTCAAGACTGAGCCGCCGCAATCGCCGCCACGTCCCGTTCGTCCACCTCAAGGAGTCTTTGGCTTTTTTGTACGCGCATTTGGCAACAACCCGGCCACTCAATCCAAAACTCCGCCGTCGCTCTCGCTACGAACGGGCGAAGTCATCCCTGCGTCGGTTTCTCGGATCGATGAAACAAACGTGCATTTCAAGTCCGAAATGTCAGCCGTTACAAAAATCCCATCCGAAATAATCGAAAGCGTTCGCCTGCAATCCGGGCAATACGAACCGACACTCGAAGAGATCGAACGAGAGCGTTTATTGATGGTTCCCAGGATGCGAAAACGCAACCCGCCGACGCATCTACTCATTGGCGTCAACGGCGATGTCTTGCGATGCCGATTCATCGCGCTGGATGAACAAACGTTGACGATCGAAACCCGACTAGAAACGATTACGATCGAGCGTCAACACGTAGCCCAAATCATTTGGCTCGGGACGCGTGGAGAAGACCGTGAAACTGAACAACGCCCCGATGGCTTGTATGTCAAAGCGAAATTGTTCAATGGACATCAATTGGGGATTGTGCCTGAACAGGTGACGGAGTTGGAGATTGTCGGAGCGAATCCCTTTCTTGATGAAACGCGAATTCAATTTGCCCGAATCGACGAATTGTTTTTCGGTGATGCTGCCTGGAAAGAGGCATTGCCAAAGTCGAGTTCACTTTGGGAACTAACCGATGCACCGGAGCCAGAGATCATTGAAGGCGGCGGAGGGGATCGTGGAACGGCCAGTCCTTTGGTAGGAGAAACCGCCCCCGAGTTTAAGCTACAGCTTCTCGATGGAACAACTTTCGCGTTGTCAGAGCAAAAAGGAAAAGTTGTCGTGCTCGATTTCTGGGCGACGTGGTGCGGTCCTTGCCTACAAGCGATGCCCACGATCGAAGCAACCGCATCAAAATTCGATTCGGATGAAGTCATACTCGTCGCGGTCAATTTGCAAGAAAGTCCAGCAACGATTAAACCGATACTCGAACGATTGAAAATCGACCCGCTCGTCGCTCTCGATATTGATGGTGTCGCGGGCCAGCGGTATCAAGCCAACGCGATTCCGCAAACCGTTGTGATCGACCGCAACGGAAACGTTCAGAAAGTGTTTGTGGGTGGTGGATCGGGCTTAGCCGAGAATCTCGAAAACGCGATCACTGATTGCTTGGCTTCGCCAGACGGCACATGA
- a CDS encoding phytoene desaturase family protein, with translation MYDTIIIGAGMSGLAAGIRLAHFDQRVCILERHYTIGGLNSFYRLGGRDYDVGLHAMTNFAKKGTKKGPLAKLIRQLRFRWEDFKMAEQIGSSIRFPGVSLDFNNDFALLEQEITEAFPGQIDGFRKLCSELLDYSDMDGQDPSFMRSAREVMAIHLSDPLLIEMLLCPLMWYGNAREEDMDFGQFSIMFRACYLEGFGRPFKGVRVILKNLVRKFRGLGGELKLRSGVSRIHVENGQAVGVVLDDGTEIQGKRILSSAGNVETLRLCDDISEVDVARAGKLSFIESISILDRMPKDLGFDRTIVFYNDSNRFHWQRPEHSLCDVRTGVICSPNNYVFDAEEGELPDGVIRITTLANHDRWCELPEAKYNAEKAIQYDAAIESSVRFMPDFRRHVIDTDVFTPKTIRRFTWHDNGAVYGAPDKQLDGTTHLSNLFLCGTDQGFVGIVGAILSGISMANRHCMHP, from the coding sequence TTGTACGACACCATCATTATCGGCGCGGGAATGAGTGGCTTGGCAGCCGGTATTCGGTTGGCTCATTTCGATCAACGCGTCTGTATTCTCGAACGTCACTACACCATTGGTGGCCTTAACTCGTTCTATCGGCTTGGGGGTCGAGATTACGATGTGGGGCTTCACGCAATGACCAACTTTGCCAAAAAAGGGACGAAAAAGGGACCGCTCGCGAAACTCATTCGCCAACTTCGGTTTCGCTGGGAAGATTTTAAGATGGCAGAGCAAATCGGTTCCTCGATCCGATTTCCTGGCGTGTCCCTCGACTTCAATAACGATTTCGCACTGCTCGAACAAGAGATCACTGAAGCCTTTCCTGGCCAGATCGATGGGTTTCGCAAACTCTGTAGTGAACTGCTCGACTACAGCGACATGGACGGCCAAGACCCTAGCTTTATGCGCTCGGCTCGCGAAGTCATGGCGATTCACCTAAGTGATCCACTGCTGATCGAGATGCTGCTGTGCCCGTTGATGTGGTATGGAAATGCTCGCGAAGAGGATATGGATTTTGGCCAGTTTTCCATCATGTTTCGAGCCTGCTATCTAGAAGGTTTCGGACGCCCCTTCAAAGGCGTTCGGGTCATCTTGAAAAACCTGGTACGCAAGTTCCGAGGACTGGGGGGCGAACTAAAACTGCGGAGCGGGGTGTCTCGGATCCATGTCGAGAATGGCCAAGCGGTCGGAGTGGTACTCGATGATGGTACCGAAATCCAAGGCAAACGGATCTTGTCTTCAGCCGGAAACGTCGAAACGCTCCGACTGTGTGACGACATTAGTGAAGTGGATGTTGCCCGAGCAGGAAAATTATCATTCATCGAATCGATTTCGATCCTCGATCGGATGCCCAAAGATCTTGGCTTTGACCGCACGATTGTGTTTTACAACGATAGCAATCGTTTTCATTGGCAACGACCCGAACATTCACTTTGCGATGTGCGCACCGGCGTGATTTGCTCACCCAACAATTATGTGTTTGACGCTGAGGAAGGGGAACTACCGGATGGCGTGATTCGCATCACGACGTTAGCCAACCATGATCGGTGGTGCGAGCTTCCCGAAGCAAAATACAATGCGGAAAAAGCGATCCAGTACGATGCGGCAATCGAATCATCGGTCCGTTTCATGCCCGATTTCCGTCGCCACGTTATCGATACGGATGTCTTTACACCAAAAACGATTCGCCGGTTTACTTGGCATGACAACGGTGCTGTCTACGGTGCCCCGGACAAGCAACTCGACGGCACAACACACCTATCGAATCTGTTCTTGTGTGGAACCGATCAAGGCTTCGTCGGTATTGTCGGTGCAATTCTAAGCGGCATCAGCATGGCAAACCGTCACTGTATGCACCCTTAA